The following proteins are encoded in a genomic region of Marasmius oreades isolate 03SP1 chromosome 10, whole genome shotgun sequence:
- a CDS encoding uncharacterized protein (MEROPS:MER0034744; CAZy:CE10), producing the protein MRRKYNWVNTTVIGKDIDSKPVEFFGGIPFAEPPIGKLRFKPPVLKSSLDVPTFNATEFGASCLQPGVKDPTTISEDCLFMNVFRPAGTPPNTSLPVQVFLYGGGFLVETPFRLDASTFVARSIARGTPIIHVGFTHRLGVVGLPTGAEAAEKGAVNLALKDQLAAFEWVKANIGSFGGDPEKVTMNGWSGGGVTLSMHFLNGQAEKYARAAIFSSGTSILVYNATSHQQRWDDFVHAIPQCSSYPKGQSLDCLRSEEINSTQMLTAMNTAVSKSGQQLPWDLVLDGEDGLVPGLPVDLYQQGRFSRLPFISGNVIDEGTRFSWNITDEQTLKEAIVANFTTNKPAEVEALRKAVDKLMVLYPNSPALGSPFNTGNETFGFNSLYKRYGAIIGDLLFQSPRRLWTETASKSGVKLFSYQFKFPESVTVPATGVVHGADLPYVWGFPTISGSADGTQLNEQIMDYWISFITSLDPNDGLGTERPDWPLYTPERKAILEINGPNNMTTTVPGDWKQDNHREQQIHFINVNAGLFRH; encoded by the exons ATGCGGCGCAAATACAATTGGGTAAACACCACCGTTATTGGAAAAGATATTGACTCCAAACCGGTGGAGTTCTTCGGAG GCATTCCCTTCGCCGAGCCTCCAATTGGAAAGCTTAGATTCAAGCCACCCGTATTGAAATCATCGCTAGACGTACCGACCTTCAATGCTACTGAATTCGGGGCGTCCTGTCTCCAGCCTGGAGTGAAGGACCCAACGACGATCTCGGAAGATTGTCTGTTCATGAACGTCTTCAGACCTGCGGGTACACCTCCGAATACGTCTCTCCCTGTGCAGGTGTTCTTATACGGTGGAGGATTCCTCG TGGAAACGCCCTTTCGCCTCGACGCCAGCACGTTTGTCGCACGTAGCATCGCTCGA GGGACGCCAATCATTCACGTCGGATTCACTCACCGTCTCGGAGTCGTTGGTTTACCCACCGGTGCTGAAGCCGCCGAAAAAGGGGCAGTTAATCTCGCATTGAAGGATCAACTGGCCGCTTTTGAATGGGTCAAGGCAAATATTGGCTCTTTCGGTGGTGATCCAGAAAAG GTTACCATGAATGGCTGGAGCGGCGGCGGCGTCACTCTCTCGATGCATTTTCTGAACGGACAAGCAGAAAAGTACGCCAGAGCTGCT ATATTCAGCTCCGGAACGTCCATTCTCGTTTACAACGCAACAAGCCATCAACAAAGATGGGACGACTTCGTCCATGCAATCCCTCAGTGCTCTTCGTATCCAAAGGGCCAGTCACTTGACTGTTTACGAAGCGAGGAGATCAACTCCACTCAGATGTTAACGGCGATGAACACCGCGGTCAGTAAAAGCGGGCAACAACTTCCGTGGGATCTTGTTTTGGACGGCGAAGATGGCCTCGTTCCGGGTTTGCCTGTTGATCTGTATCAACAAGGTCGTTTCTCCAGATTACCGTTTATTTCTGGAAATGTGATAGACGAGG GAACACGATTCTCGTGGAATATTACGGATGAACAAACGCTCAAAGAAGCGATCGTGGCGAACTTTACTACCAATAAACCAGCCGAAGTAGAAGCGCTTCGAAAAGCAGTCGACAAACTCATGGTTCTATATCCCAACAGCCCAGCCCTGGGATCTCCCTTCAACACCGGAAACGAAACATTCGGGTTCAATTCACTGTACAAGCGGTATGGTGCAATCA TCGGCGACTTGTTATTCCAATCACCAAGAAGATTGTGGACGGAGACGGCTTCGAAATCTGGAGTGAAACTATTCAGCTACCAGTTCAAATTCCCTGAATCAGTGACTGTTCCTGCGACTGGAG TCGTCCATGGCGCAGATTTGCCTTACGTCTGGGGATTCCCAACTATCTCTGGTTCAGCAGATGGAACGCAATTGAACGAACAGATCATGGACTATTGGATTTCGTTCATCACTAGTTTAGATCCTAACGACGGCCTTGGAACTGAAC GCCCTGATTGGCCGCTGTATACTCCAGAACGCAAGGCCATCCTCGAGATCAACGGCCCAAATAATATGACCACCACGGTTCCG GGGGACTGGAAACAGGATAACCATCGCGAACAGCAAATCCACTTCATCAACGTCAACGCAGGCTTATTTAGACACTAA
- a CDS encoding uncharacterized protein (CAZy:AA3) gives MMPSLTSVVAFLFYLTQTSLGYDYVFIGGGTGGLTAASRLAENRNVNVLVLEAGPYAEDLPEVFIPGLFGKGRAFTDLDWKYNTTAQGQMNNRTLIVRAGRALGGSSTINGMIFPRAPEEQYDVWGTLNNDSSWTWNALLPFFKKSEIFTPPNEFQASNGAQYLPEFHGLDPRVGRVKVGFPNFFFPQSELWEKTALHLGFRASPDLTNGEPDAVGVSPNSIDAANNTRCSAACAYYTPLKDKPNFTVITNATVSRIIWSSAGNGSSGLIASGVEYFLQNQTEPIVVNIGPQSEVILSAGTIGSPKVLELSGVGNSTILKAAGVEPVLDHATVGENLADHLHSWVTAFTNASVTGDPILQDPIFAQQQLDLWFKNRTGFYSGASGKTLAIVPPSLIFTDSELKRLLNETSADLLRFAREFSNGNKNLAKGIEAQHKLALKLYEADKAGPLEMNLSPFYNGPKPLDQRPRSNFTSIAVVLYAPLSRGRSHINSPNPFTPPLVDPAYWSHPLDVAAHVAGIKLARKMMQSPPLSSIYGGEFEPGSNNSTGDEDTFIKDFLKGVAGGDNHPVGTMAMLPRDLGGVVDTDLKVYGIRNVRVVDASIIPFPVSAHISSTVYMIGERAADIIKHDLQRSRNEQSIALDSPLKL, from the exons ATGATGCCCTCACTGACCTCAGTGGTtgcctttcttttctacCTCACGCAGACTTCCCTCGGCTACGACTATGTTTTTATCGGAGGAGGGACTGG AGGTTTGACAGCTGCTAGTCGTCTGGCTGAGAACAGAAACGTGAACGTTCTTGTTCTCGAGGCGGGTCCATATGCAGAAGATCTCCCAGAG GTTTTCATTCCCGGGCTATTCGGAAAGGGTCGGGCATTCACTGACCTAGATTGGAAATACAACACTACTGCCCAGGGCCAAATGAACAATCGGACGCTTATCGTTAGAGCAGGAAGAGCTCTCGGAGGGAGCTCAACCATTAACGGAATGATTTTT CCTCGCGCCCCGGAGGAACAATACGACGTGTGGGGAACCCTCAATAACGATTCCTCTTGGACATGGAACGCTCTTCTCCCGTTTTTCAAAAAATCAGAAATATTCACACCTCCAAATGAGTTTCAAGCGTCAAACGGCGCACAATATCTTCCCGAATTCCATGGCTTGGATCCTAGAGTGGGAAGAGTCAAAGTGGGCTTCCCAAACTTTTTCTTTCCGCAATCAGAATTATGGGAGAAGACTGCGCTGCATTTGGGTTTTCGTGCGTCACCGGACTTGACAAATGGAGAGCCAGACGCTGTAGGAGTTTCTCCGAACTCAATAGACGCTGCGAATAATACAAG ATGTTCGGCGGCCTGTGCATATTACACCCCGTTAAAGGACAAGCCCAACTTCACAGTGATTACGAATGCGACTGTTTCACGTATTATCTGGTCGTCCGCTGGGAATGGGTCATCGGGCTTGATAGCTTCGGGCGTCGAGTACttccttcaaaatcagaCAGAGCCGATAGTCGTCAACATCGGACCTCAAAGTGAAGTTATCCTTTCGGCAGGAACTATCGGGAGTCCGAAGGTTCTTGAGCTCTCGGGTGTGGGTAATTCTAC GATACTCAAGGCGGCGGGAGTGGAGCCCGTATTAGATCACGCTACAGTCGGAGAGAATCTTGCAG ACCACCTGCATAGCTGGGTCACTGCGTTCACCAATGCTAG CGTTACTGGTGATCCCATCCTTCAAGACCCTATTTTTGCACAACAACAGTTGGACCTTTGGTTCAAGAATCGAACAG GTTTTTATTCTGGGGCTTCCGGAAAAACACTCGCAATTGTCCCGCCATCTCTCATCTTCACGGATTCTGAGTTAAAGAGGCTGCTGAACGAAACAAGCGCGGATCTACTCCGCTTCGCTAGAGAATTCTCGAATGGAAACAAAAACCTTGCTAAAGGTATCGAAGCTCAACATAAACTCGCGCTGAAGCTCTACGAAGCAGATAAAGCAGGACCGTTAGAAATGAATCTAT CCCCATTCTACAACGGCCCGAAGCCTCTTGATCAACGTCCCCGAAGCAACTTCACCTCAATCGCCGTTGTCTTATACGCTCCTCTTTCCCGAGGTCGATCTCACATTAATTCCCCAAACCCATTTACTCCCCCTCTCGTAGACCCAGCCTATTGGTCCCATCCACTAGACGTCGCTGCTCATGTTGCCGGAATCAAACTCGCACGCAAAATGATGCAAAGTCCCCCGCTCagttcgatctacggaggcgAATTTGAACCCGGGAGTAATAACAGTACGGGTGACGAAGATACGTTTATCAAAGACTTTTTGAAAGGCGTGGCGGGTGGTGATAATCACCCCGTTGGAACCATGGCAATGTTACCGAGAGATTTGGGGGGCGTTGTCGATACGGATTTAAAGGTTTATGGGATTCGGAATGTCAGAGTCGTTG ATGCTTCTATCATCCCGTTCCCTGTTAGTGCGCATATC TCCTCCACGGTGTACATGATTGGGGAAAGG GCTGCCGACATCATCAAACACGACCTTCAACGCTCCAGGAACGAGCAATCGATTGCTCTTGACTCTCCTTTGAAGCTTTGA
- a CDS encoding uncharacterized protein (CAZy:AA3) yields the protein MNNRTLIVRAGRALGGSSTINGMIFPRAPEEQYDVWGTLNNDSSWTWNALLPFFKKSEIFTPPNEFQASNGAQYLPEFHGLDPRVGRVKVGFPNFFFPQSELWEKTALHLGFRASPDLTNGEPDAVGVSPNSIDAANNTRCSAACAYYTPLKDKPNFTVITNATVSRIIWSSAGNGSSGLIASGVEYFLQNQTEPIVVNIGPQSEVILSAGTIGSPKVLELSGVGNSTILKAAGVEPVLDHATVGENLADHLHSWVTAFTNASVTGDPILQDPIFAQQQLDLWFKNRTGFYSGASGKTLAIVPPSLIFTDSELKRLLNETSADLLRFAREFSNGNKNLAKGIEAQHKLALKLYEADKAGPLEMNLSPFYNGPKPLDQRPRSNFTSIAVVLYAPLSRGRSHINSPNPFTPPLVDPAYWSHPLDVAAHVAGIKLARKMMQSPPLSSIYGGEFEPGSNNSTGDEDTFIKDFLKGVAGGDNHPVGTMAMLPRDLGGVVDTDLKVYGIRNVRVVDASIIPFPVSAHISSTVYMIGERAADIIKHDLQRSRNEQSIALDSPLKL from the exons ATGAACAATCGGACGCTTATCGTTAGAGCAGGAAGAGCTCTCGGAGGGAGCTCAACCATTAACGGAATGATTTTT CCTCGCGCCCCGGAGGAACAATACGACGTGTGGGGAACCCTCAATAACGATTCCTCTTGGACATGGAACGCTCTTCTCCCGTTTTTCAAAAAATCAGAAATATTCACACCTCCAAATGAGTTTCAAGCGTCAAACGGCGCACAATATCTTCCCGAATTCCATGGCTTGGATCCTAGAGTGGGAAGAGTCAAAGTGGGCTTCCCAAACTTTTTCTTTCCGCAATCAGAATTATGGGAGAAGACTGCGCTGCATTTGGGTTTTCGTGCGTCACCGGACTTGACAAATGGAGAGCCAGACGCTGTAGGAGTTTCTCCGAACTCAATAGACGCTGCGAATAATACAAG ATGTTCGGCGGCCTGTGCATATTACACCCCGTTAAAGGACAAGCCCAACTTCACAGTGATTACGAATGCGACTGTTTCACGTATTATCTGGTCGTCCGCTGGGAATGGGTCATCGGGCTTGATAGCTTCGGGCGTCGAGTACttccttcaaaatcagaCAGAGCCGATAGTCGTCAACATCGGACCTCAAAGTGAAGTTATCCTTTCGGCAGGAACTATCGGGAGTCCGAAGGTTCTTGAGCTCTCGGGTGTGGGTAATTCTAC GATACTCAAGGCGGCGGGAGTGGAGCCCGTATTAGATCACGCTACAGTCGGAGAGAATCTTGCAG ACCACCTGCATAGCTGGGTCACTGCGTTCACCAATGCTAG CGTTACTGGTGATCCCATCCTTCAAGACCCTATTTTTGCACAACAACAGTTGGACCTTTGGTTCAAGAATCGAACAG GTTTTTATTCTGGGGCTTCCGGAAAAACACTCGCAATTGTCCCGCCATCTCTCATCTTCACGGATTCTGAGTTAAAGAGGCTGCTGAACGAAACAAGCGCGGATCTACTCCGCTTCGCTAGAGAATTCTCGAATGGAAACAAAAACCTTGCTAAAGGTATCGAAGCTCAACATAAACTCGCGCTGAAGCTCTACGAAGCAGATAAAGCAGGACCGTTAGAAATGAATCTAT CCCCATTCTACAACGGCCCGAAGCCTCTTGATCAACGTCCCCGAAGCAACTTCACCTCAATCGCCGTTGTCTTATACGCTCCTCTTTCCCGAGGTCGATCTCACATTAATTCCCCAAACCCATTTACTCCCCCTCTCGTAGACCCAGCCTATTGGTCCCATCCACTAGACGTCGCTGCTCATGTTGCCGGAATCAAACTCGCACGCAAAATGATGCAAAGTCCCCCGCTCagttcgatctacggaggcgAATTTGAACCCGGGAGTAATAACAGTACGGGTGACGAAGATACGTTTATCAAAGACTTTTTGAAAGGCGTGGCGGGTGGTGATAATCACCCCGTTGGAACCATGGCAATGTTACCGAGAGATTTGGGGGGCGTTGTCGATACGGATTTAAAGGTTTATGGGATTCGGAATGTCAGAGTCGTTG ATGCTTCTATCATCCCGTTCCCTGTTAGTGCGCATATC TCCTCCACGGTGTACATGATTGGGGAAAGG GCTGCCGACATCATCAAACACGACCTTCAACGCTCCAGGAACGAGCAATCGATTGCTCTTGACTCTCCTTTGAAGCTTTGA